CGTCCCGAGCCCCGAAGCCGGGTAGTCGGCCAACAGGGTCCGAACCACCTTCCGCTCGGACCGGGTGTAGACGTGGGCCGGTTGGCGGAGCAGTTGGCGAATGGTCTGGCGAGCTCGGGCCATCGGGAACTGCCTCGATCGATGTTGCAGTATCAACAATATCGTACCTGGCAACAAAAATGTAGGCCAATCAACAGTCGTTCTTTCCGTTGCCGGGCGGCCCTTTGTCAGGTAAGCTTGAAACTTGTCCCCAAGATCATAGGCATCGCCCGCTCCCCCGAGGAGGACCGTATGCTCCCCATTCCGACGCTCAGGCTTGGCCTCGTGCTCGGGCTGACCGTTGCCGGCACCGGTCTGCTCACGGCCCAGGCACCGCGCACCGACCGTCTGCAGCTCGCCGACTATCTCGACTTCGAGCAGGTCCAGTCGCCTCAGCTTTCGCCCGACGGCCGCCAGGTCATCTACGGGCGCCGCTGGGTGGACAAGCTGAACGACCGCTGGGAGTCGTCGATCTTCCTGATGAACAGTGATGGATCCCGACCCCGGGCGCTGGTGACGGGCGGCTCGCCGCGCTGGTCGCCGGATGGTTCCCGGATTGCCTATGTGGCGCGGGGCGAACCGAGCGGCAGCCAGATCTGGGTGCGCTGGATGGACGCGGAGGGAGCAACGACGCAGATCACCCGCCTGCTCGAGGCCCCAACGGACCTGGCGTGGTCGCCGGATGGCAAATGGATTGCCTTCCGGATGCTGGTGCCCGAGACCGAAGGATGGAAGATCGAAGGTCAGGTCAGCGCACTCCGACCACGGGGCGCCACCTGGACCCAGGCCCCGCGGGTGGTCGAGCAGCTCTCCTATCGCCGCGATGGTCAGGGCTTCATCCGGTCCGGCACCCAGCAGCTCTTCGTCGTCCCGGCCGATGGCGGCACACCGCGTCAGGTGAGCAGCGGCGCCTGGAGCGTCGGTGCTCCGGCCTGGCTGCCCGACGGCCGCACCATCACCTTCTCCTCCGGTCCTCGAACCGAGGACGCCGAGTATGCCTGGCGCGAGTCGGACGTGTTCTCGATCGATGTCGAGACCGGCGCCATCAAGCAGCTGACGACGCGCAAGGGCCCGGACAACAATCCGGTTCCCTCCCCTGACGGCAAGCAGATCGCCTATACCGGCTACGACTGGTCGACCGACACCTGGGTCGACTCGAAGCTCTACGTGATGAACGCCGACGGCAGCGGTTCGCGCGTGCTGGCCGACATCGATCGCAGTCCCGCCAACCTGACCTGGGCCCATGACGGCAGTGGCGTCTACTTCACTGCCCAGAGCGAGGGCAGTCAGAATCTCTGGTTCGCGCCGTTGCGGGGCTCGGCACGCCAGGTCACCAAGGGCGTCCAGATGCTCGCAATCTCGGACATCGCCCGCGACGGCACCGTGCTGGGCACCCTGAGTTCGTTCCACGAACCGGGCGATGTCGTGCGATTCAACCTGCGCGCACCCGACGCGATCACGAAGCTGACGGACGTCAACGCCGATATCCTGGCCGGCAAGCGCCTCGGCCAGGTCGAAGAGATCTGGTACACCTCGGTCGACGACTTCCGGGTGCAGGGCTGGATCATCAAGCCGCCCGACTTCGATCCGTCACGCAAGTATCCGATGATGCTGGTCATCCATGGTGGCCCGCATTCGATGTACAGCGTGGCTTTCAACTTCGGCTGGCAGGAGCATGCGGCCAACGGCTACGTCGTGCTCTACACCAACCCGCGGGGCAGTACCGGCTATGGCAGCGCCTTCGGCAATGCGATCAAGAATGCCTACCCGGGCAAGGACTACGACGATCTGATGCGCGGTGTCGACGTCACCATTGCCAAAGGCTACATCGACGAGCAGAACATGTTCGTCTACGGCTGCAGCGGCGGCGGAGTCCTGACCTCCTGGATCGTCGGCAAGACCGATCGTTTCGCCGCTGCCTCGGCCAACTGTCCGGTCACGAACTGGCTCAGCTTCGTCGGCACCACCGACGGCGCCACCTGGTACCGGAACTTCGAAAAGTTCCCCTGGGAGGATCCGAGCGAGCATCTCCGCCGGTCGCCGCTGATGTACGTTGGCAACGTCAAGACGCCCACCATGCTGATGACTGGTGTCAATGACCTGAGGACCCCGATGCCGCAGACGGAGGAGTACTACCAGGCGCTCCGGATGCTCAAGGTGCCGACCGCGATGATTCGCTTCAACGACGAATGGCACGGCACCAGCTCCAAGCCGTCGAACTTCCTGCGGACACAGCTCTACCTCCGCGAGTGGTTCAAGAAGTACGCTCGAGGAGAGCAGCGGACCACGCAGTGACTCCTCCCGCTGCCGACCTGGCGCCTGTC
This region of Gemmatimonadales bacterium genomic DNA includes:
- a CDS encoding S9 family peptidase translates to MLPIPTLRLGLVLGLTVAGTGLLTAQAPRTDRLQLADYLDFEQVQSPQLSPDGRQVIYGRRWVDKLNDRWESSIFLMNSDGSRPRALVTGGSPRWSPDGSRIAYVARGEPSGSQIWVRWMDAEGATTQITRLLEAPTDLAWSPDGKWIAFRMLVPETEGWKIEGQVSALRPRGATWTQAPRVVEQLSYRRDGQGFIRSGTQQLFVVPADGGTPRQVSSGAWSVGAPAWLPDGRTITFSSGPRTEDAEYAWRESDVFSIDVETGAIKQLTTRKGPDNNPVPSPDGKQIAYTGYDWSTDTWVDSKLYVMNADGSGSRVLADIDRSPANLTWAHDGSGVYFTAQSEGSQNLWFAPLRGSARQVTKGVQMLAISDIARDGTVLGTLSSFHEPGDVVRFNLRAPDAITKLTDVNADILAGKRLGQVEEIWYTSVDDFRVQGWIIKPPDFDPSRKYPMMLVIHGGPHSMYSVAFNFGWQEHAANGYVVLYTNPRGSTGYGSAFGNAIKNAYPGKDYDDLMRGVDVTIAKGYIDEQNMFVYGCSGGGVLTSWIVGKTDRFAAASANCPVTNWLSFVGTTDGATWYRNFEKFPWEDPSEHLRRSPLMYVGNVKTPTMLMTGVNDLRTPMPQTEEYYQALRMLKVPTAMIRFNDEWHGTSSKPSNFLRTQLYLREWFKKYARGEQRTTQ